Part of the Candidatus Zixiibacteriota bacterium genome, ACGAGTACGACGCCAACCTCGTCTACATCTCGATCCCGATGGCGCAGGACCTGTTCAAACTCGACAACATGGTGAACGGACTGCAAGTGCGAGTTAAGGACTTCTACAAGTCACAAGACGTCGCGCGCGCAATCGAAGAGGAATTGGGAAATCCCTACTATGCGGTTGATTGGTCGGAACGGCACAAGAACCTGTTCGGCTGGATGACGCTGGAGAAATACGGCATGGCGATCGTCGTTGGTCTGATTGTTGCGGTGGCGGCGTTTAATATCGTCACGACCTTGATCATGTTGGTGCTGGAGAAGCGGAGGGACATCGCGATTCTGAAGTCGATGGGTGCCAATCGCAGCCAGGTGATGCGGATCTTCGTCTACCAGGGAACGCTGCTGGGCGTCGTCGGCACGCTGGCCGGAACGGCGCTCGGGTTCTTGCTCTGTTGGCTGCAGCGGACGTTTCACATTGTGTCAATCCCGGGCGAAATCTATTTCATCAACAGCCTGCCGGTGGATGCGCGGGCGCACGAGTTTGCGATCGTTGCCGGTGTGAGCGTGCTCATTGCGTTTCTGGCAACATTGTATCCATCGCGCCGGGCGGCGCGGTTGTTCCCGGCCGACATTTTGCGGCATGGATAAGTTCGTAGTTTTATTGCAGTTAAGGGACTGCGGGAATGTGACGACAAGATGACTGTAGACAGGAGTCAAGAAAGGCGACATGGGACGCCGTGATTCTCGAAGCCAAGGAACTGTGTAAGAACTTTGCATCGGTAGACGGTGAGTTGCGGATTCTGCGCGGGATCGACTTGGAGGTCGACCGCGGGGAGTTTGTCGCGATCACCGGCGCATCAGGAGTGGGAAAGAGTACCTTGCTGCATATTCTCGGCGGACTCGATACGCCCAGTTCGGGAGCGCTGACCGTGGCGGGTCAGCGTGTGGATGCGCTCGGCGAGGTCCAGCTCTCGGAGTACCGGAACAAAAAGTGTGGTTTTGTCTTCCAGTATCACTATCTTTTGGAGGAGTTTAACGCGGTCGAAAACGTGATGATGCCGCTGTTAGTGCGCGGCGAGTCACGGAACAATTCGGAGGCGACCGCGGTTAGACTGCTGGACGAGGTGGGGTTGGGTCA contains:
- a CDS encoding ABC transporter ATP-binding protein, yielding MILEAKELCKNFASVDGELRILRGIDLEVDRGEFVAITGASGVGKSTLLHILGGLDTPSSGALTVAGQRVDALGEVQLSEYRNKKCGFVFQYHYLLEEFNAVENVMMPLLVRGESRNNSEATAVRLLDEVGLGHRLHHRPTQLSGGECQRAAVARAMAGAPEILIADEPTGNLDHETAETLHDLLARLNSEKQMTIIVATHDLSLADRASRRFRLSDGHLTEIG
- a CDS encoding lipoprotein-releasing ABC transporter permease subunit, with the protein product MGFEIFIARRYLRSRRREHFISFISLISIVGVAIGVATLNFVMAMMNGFETEIRQRIIDTTAHITVYTFSGEGFVDWQTLAQKVGEVPDVVATAPNIFYKSVIGSNDANDGIFVKGIIPELEFGVSELRKQVVAGTVDLGASADSLPGILIGRELAATLGVKLDDEVMLASLKQKKMTLTLQPKYKRFRITGIFETGMNEYDANLVYISIPMAQDLFKLDNMVNGLQVRVKDFYKSQDVARAIEEELGNPYYAVDWSERHKNLFGWMTLEKYGMAIVVGLIVAVAAFNIVTTLIMLVLEKRRDIAILKSMGANRSQVMRIFVYQGTLLGVVGTLAGTALGFLLCWLQRTFHIVSIPGEIYFINSLPVDARAHEFAIVAGVSVLIAFLATLYPSRRAARLFPADILRHG